The Candidatus Palibaumannia cicadellinicola genomic sequence AAGTTACTGGTCCAGTTTACCAACCGATACTAGATGTATTTTCTAATCCGATTAAATCCCAGCCAGAAGCGCTGTCTTATTTATTAAAAGGCCACGGTATTGATGAAATGAGTACTGATCGTAATATCATGGTAGCAATGTTAATTAGAATGGGAATGGTACAAAGCGAGCAATTTTTAGGTAAAATTGGAGATTTATTTGGGGTGACTGATCTAGCTTTAGATACCCAGGGTAGTGGAGATAGTTCCAAAGTAATTTTCAGCGGATATATTGCTCCTAGATTACAGGTTAAATATAATCTTGATATTTTTGACTCACTAGCAACGTTAATCTTACATTACCGCTTAATGCCTCAACTTTATTTAGAAGTAGTATCTGGTCTTAACCAGGCACTGAACTTATTTTATAGATTTGATTTTTAAATACTTATGGTTGTAGTAAAGTATATTACTGAAACTTTATTATTTTTGATACCTATTTATCTTCCTTCGTTATGAGCTAAGTTTTGCTTTGCTCGTGAGAAGGATAGCATAATCTCTCTTTTAGCATCTTGAGCGTTTTCCCAGCCGTCTACTTTAACCCATTTGCCAGCTTCTAGATCTTTGTAGTGCTCGAAGAAGTGGATAATCTGCGCCCGCAGTTTTTGTGGTAAGTCTTCAATATCTTTTATATTTTCATATTCATTCGATAACGTAGTGTGCGGCACTGCGATCAGCTTAGCATCTTCACCAGATTCGTCGGTCATTTTTAGCATACCAATTGGACGGCAGCGGATTACGGAACCTGGTTGTAGTGGATAAGGTGTTGGTACCAGCACATCTACTGGATCACCGTCTAGCGATAAGGTATGGTTTATGTAACCGTAGTTACAAGGATAAAACATCGCAGTGGACATAAAACGATCAATAAATAACACTCCTATTTCTTTATTTACTTCATATTTAATCGAAGCAGCCGTATTTGCTGGAATTTCTACCACCACGTAAATATCATCTGGTATATTTTGTCCTGCAGGTACCAAATTTAAGCTCATGTAACTTTCCTTCAATATAATTTATCCGTAGTTAGCCTAAATAAGTGACAATAAAAAGCAGTTTTCCCTAAAGTAATTGATCTATTATAACATAGTGTAGTAATATGTGTACTAAAATTACGGTGAGTGGCGCAGCCTGGTAGCGTAATACGTTCGGGACGTATTGGACGGAGGTTCAAATCCTCTCTCACCGACCACAGAATAGGTACATAATACACAACATATTCAACTCATGCCCGTAGCTATCTCAGCAGTTAGAAACTCTACGATAGTACTAAGTTTCATGATCTTTTTTTCACCGCTACGGCGATTTTGGTATTCTATCTCTTCAGTATCTAGATTACGATCGCCTATGACGATCGTATGTGGCACCCCAATCAGTTCAATATCAGCAAACATAACGCCCGGACGTTCTTGTCTATCGTCTAATAGTACGTCGATGTGGTTAGTGCGTAGTAGATTATAAAGTTGTTCTGCGGTGTTTTTAACCCGAAAAGATTGATGCATATTTATCGGCAAAATAGCCACATTGAAAGGTGCTAGTGCTTCTGGCCATAAAATACCGCGCTCATCATGGTACTGCTCTATAACTGCGGCAACGACACGAGTAATACCGATGCCATAGCAGCCCATCGTGACAATCTGATGATTGCCGTCTTTGCCTTGCACCGTAGCTTTTATAGCTTCGGAATATTTGCTTCCTAGCTGGAATATATGTCCTACTTCAATCCCGCTTTGTATTAGCAGAGTTCCCTGACCATCCGGACTAAGATCACCATGAATTACTTTTCTAAGATCTGCCACTTCTGGCAAACATAGATCTCGTTCCCAGTTAATACCGAAAAAGTATTTGCCATCAATATTAGCGCCGGCAACGAAATCGCTCATTAACGCAACACTATGATCAATCACCAATGGCAATGGCAAATTCACCGGTCCTAGTGAACTGGAACTAGCGCCGATAGCTAAGCGGATCTCATCTTCAGTCGCAAAAACCAGAGGAGTTGCCACCTGAGGTAGTTTTTCTACCTTAGCGTCATTGAGATAATGATCGCCTCGTACCATCAGCGCTACCAACGGTAGATCCGCATCTTTTTTAGCACGAACAATAATCATCTTAATAGTTTTTTCTATCGGTAAGCTAAATTGTTTCAATAATTCAGCAACAGTGGAAATACCAGACGTATCTACTAAATGCATTTTCATACTAGGTTGATCACATTTAGTAGATGATACCACAGCTTCCGCAATTTCAATATTAGCAGCATAATCAGAAGTAGTAGAAAATACCATATGGTCTTCGCCATTACCGACTAGTACCTGGAACTCATGTGATACGATACCACCTATCGAGCCGGTATCCGCCTGTACCGTGCAAAAATCCAGACCCATACGGGTAAAAATTGCGCTGTAGGCACGATACATTGCGTCATAAGTTACTTGCAGCGACTCTTGATTAGCATGAAAAGAGTAAGCATCTTTCATTACAAATTCACGCGAACGCATCACGCCAAAACGTGGACGAACTTCGTCACGGAATTTTGTCTGAATCTGGAATAAATTCAGTGGGAGTTGTTTATAAGATCTAACTTCATTACGAATTAAATCAGTAATAACTTCTTCATGAGTCGGTCCTAGAAGAAACGCACGAGCGCTTCGATCGGTAAAACGTAGGAGTTCCTGACCATATTGTTCCCAGCGTCCACTCTTCTGCCACAAATCTGCTGGCTGTACTATCGGCATGGATACTTCGATAGCTCCAGCATTGTTCATCTCTTCTCGCACGATGTTTTCTACCTTACGTAGTGTGCGTAGACCAGTAGGCAGCCAAGTATAGAGACCTGATGCCAATTGACGAATCATTCCTGCGCGTAGCATCAATTGGTGGCTGACCACTTCTGCATCTACGGGAATTTCCTTAAGAGTAGAGAGTAAATATTGGCTAGTACGCATGCTTATCTCCTTCTAGTCTAGTCTTAGCCGACCTAATTAAATAGAGATGTAGATGCGCATAATATCTGAAACCTTTTGCAGTAGAATGCCGAAGACCGGACTCGAACCGGTACACCTAAAGGTGGTTGATTTTGAATCAACTGCGTCTACCAATTTCGCCACTTCGGCCTTGAAAGATCTTCGTAAGTGAAGATAGATAAACTTACTATTTACATAAACTAATTTACTAGTATTAATACCCGTACTAATCAGCTACGGGTATTGGGTAGAGATAAAAATACCATGAATTTATATTCTATCGTAACCTCATTTGCAAACCAAGTTTTTTATGTTATTACTTGATATTATTGATTTAATTACTGAGTTTAGATTGGCTTAATAGCCTTATTTGAGCAAAAAATTTTTGACCAGCCTAGTTTACGGCTTAAAGTATGAAAATAATTATAATCATTCGGATGGATCAAATATAGGTAGTAATTGCTACGGCGGATTACAATTTCATCTCCATCATGGATGGGAAAGGTGATCTGACTATCGCAGCTAATTTCTACATCAGGCTTCCATTCAGCAAATTTAAGTCTGATAGTACTGCTACCATGGATAACTAACGGACGGGAAGAAAGAGTGTGCGGAAACATAGGTACAAGTGCTATCGTATCCACAGTAGGGGTAAGGATAGGACCTCCAGCAGAAAGAGAGTAGGCAGTAGATCCGGTAGGAGTAGATATAATCAGTCCGTCGGCACGTTGTGAAAATGCGAAGTGATCATCGATATAAACATCAAATTCAATCATATGTGCGACCTTACCAGAATGTAGCACAACTTCATTAATAGCGGTACTAGGTTGTCCGCATATGTTGTTACGACAAATACGCGCTTCTAGTAAGAAGCGTTTATCACTGTGATAATTACCTGCTAAAACATCGGATAACTGTGTTAACGCTGAGTCTGGGTCTAAATCAGTGAGAAAACCCACATTACCACGGTTGATGCCAATAACTTTTATATAGTAGCGGGATAAAATCCGCGCTGCACCTAGCATATTACCGTCACCACCGATAACAATCGCTAGGTCTGCCTGCTGGCCTATATCTGCTAAACTACCGGTTATAGTATCGTATAATTCCAAATCACTAGCAATTTTATGTTCTATGATAACTTTTATACCCTTTTTTATTAACCAATAATATAGCATTTCATGGGTAGCTAGTGCATTTGGATAGCCGGGATGGCCGACAATACCAATAGTTTTAAAAGTTGCCGTAATGTTCTTGGTGATATCTGCGTTTGTTTTGTCTTTTGCCAGTTTCATTATGTTTCGTCCCTTGAATCCTTACTATTTATCCCCATAATAACCGGACTCGTAAGAATAATGCTGAAGCGCGGAGAAAACGTATGATGAGTCAAGAAATAAACACTCCTGACGAGCAAGTCTCACAAGATCACCAAAAAGATCAAGCACAAGCACAAGCACAAGTAGAAGTCGCGCCTGAAATGGTTGAAGAAGTGGTCGATCCTAGAGATGAGCGTATTGAAGAACTAGAAGTAGAACTAGCACAGTTGCAACAGCGCGAACGAGATTGCCTACTACGTGCTAAAGCAGAAATAGAGAACATGCGCCGCCGCAGTCAGATAGAAGTAGAAAAAGCCTATAAATTTTCTCTAGAACGTTTTGTCAGTGAATTACTACCGGTGATTGATAATTTAGAGCGCGCATTGGAGATGTCAGATAAATCTAACAGCGATCTAACTTCTACCATTGAAGGCATTGAGCTCACGTTGAAATCTCTGCTAGATGCTGTACGTAAATTTGGGCTCGAAGTTATAAGTGAAATACACATTCCATTTAACCCAGACGTACATCAGGCAATTACCATACTCGAATCTGAAGAGCATGAACCTAATAATGTCATAATCGTTATGCAGAAAGGCTATACTCTAAATGGTCGTCTTATTCGCCCGGCTATGGTTACAGTATCTAAAGCAAAAAGTTAACTATTTAACATTGACTCGGTACTATACTACTATATTTTGTTTATGTGGTTCACGTGATGCCACCCTATGGGTAGTTTTGGCTCCCAGTTTATGGTAGTTTTACCTTGTTCTTTTAGCAGAGTATTAACCTTTGAGAAATGATGGCAACCAATAAAGCCGCGATGCGCGGACAGCGGAGATGGGTGTGATGCTTTTAGAATGTAGTGGCGTCTCACGTCTATTATTTTGCTTTTTGTGTGCGCATGATTACCCCATAGAAGAAAGATAATGCCTTCACCTAGGCTATTAACTAAAGTAATCACTTTATTGGTAAAAATTTCCCAACCTAAGTGGGCGTGGGAATGTGCTTTGCCTGCTTCTACGGTTAATACTGTATTGAGTAGCATTATTCCCTGTGTTGCCCAACTATGTAAATAACCATGTGGTGGTATAATAAAGCCAGGTATATCGTTCTTTAGCTCTTTATAGATGTTTATCAGTGATGGTGGTATAGGTACACCAGGCGGTACAGAAAATGATAAACCATGGGCTTGCTTAGGCCCATGATAGGGATCTTGACCGAGGATAAGAACCTTAATAGTATTAAGTTCCGTCAGGCAAAAAGCTTTAAATATATCGTTCTGCGCTGGATAAATAGTAACGCCTGCTGCCCGTTCGCTAGCTATAAAAGCTAATATGTTCTTAAAATAAAGCTGTTTTTTTTCCTCCGAAATCATATGCAGCCAATTCATATTTTGTCCATTAATCATCTGATTAAGTTTCTATTCTATTATTCACTAGTATGTTGATCTTTTACTTTTATCCTGATCCATAGTAATAAGCCTTCCTTCCTGGTTGTAGAATAGTTGGTTGCGGGTTGGGCTGCATAGTAGGATAATCCAGCGTATAATGTAACCCGCGGCTCTCTTTGCGTAAGAGGGCACTTTTAACAATCAGTCCCGCTACTTGAAGTAGGTTACGTACTTCTAGTGCAGCGTGAGATATCCTAAAATTAGAGTAATACTCATTCATTTCTTTAGTAAGAAAGTTGATACGATATAGTGCACTCTCTAATCGTTTTGTTGTGCGCACAATACCAACATGATCCCACATCAATAGCCGCAGTTCTTGCCAATGCTGCTGTAAGACTATCTCATCACCATAACCAGAGTTACTAATAGAGCTATGATTCCAAGAAGGTAACTGATGTTCTTGTTTTACGAAAGTTGGTAAGCGGTGCAAAATATCTACAGACGCAGTCCAGCCATAGACTAGGCACTCAAGCAAAGAGTTGGATGCCAGTCTATTAGCACCGTGTAGGCCGGTATAACTTACTTCGCCGATAGCGTAAAGCCCGTCTAGATCGGTACGTCCATGTTTATCGACCATAACACCACCGCAGGTATAGTGTGCTGCTGGAACTATAGGAATCGGTTGGCGAGTTAAATCGATATCTAGCGTACGTAACTTATCATAGATCGTAGGAAAATGATGGCGAATAAACTTCTCAGGCCTATAGCTGATATCTAAATACATACATTTTGCCCCTAAACGTCTCATTTCGTGATCGATAGCGCGCGCCACGATATCCCTAGGTGCTAGTTCAGCTCGTAAGTCAAAATCAGGCATAAAGCGGCTGCCATCCGGTCGATATAGGTAGGCGCCTTCGCCACGTAGCGCTTCTGTTAACAGAAAATTACGAGCTTGCGGATGGAATAATGAGGTGGGGTGGAACTGATTAAATTCAAGATTTGCAACTCGGCACCCAGCACGCCAGGCCATTGCAATACCGTCACCAGATGAGATATCTGGGTTAGTGGTATATTGATAAACTTTGGAGGCTCCGCCTGTTGCTAGTACGACGGCGGCACAAGCATAGCACCGTTCCACTTTTTCCTGGGATCTATTCCAGATATAGGTGCCAACCACCCTACTGGGGCCGCACAGACCTATTGTATTCGAGGTAACGAGATCTACGGCGTGACAGTGTTCTATTATATGAATATTAGGATGCAGTGCCGCCTTGTGAATAAGAATTGTTTCTATTGCTTTACCAGTAGCATCAGCAGCATGTAATACGCGACGATAACTATGGCCTCCTTCTCGGGTAAGATGATAACGTGTGTTAAGCGGCACCGGTAAGGTCGCATTCTCTGCCTCTACATCGAATAGTACACCTTGCTGGACCAGCCACTCCACGCAATGGCGAGCATTACTAGCGATAAATTCTACCACATCGCGATTACAGAGTCCGGCACCGGCTTGTAACGTATCTTCTACATGAGAATTGATACTATCCATATCCTCAAAGACAGCAGCTATACCACCCTGTGCATAC encodes the following:
- the ppa gene encoding inorganic diphosphatase, with protein sequence MSLNLVPAGQNIPDDIYVVVEIPANTAASIKYEVNKEIGVLFIDRFMSTAMFYPCNYGYINHTLSLDGDPVDVLVPTPYPLQPGSVIRCRPIGMLKMTDESGEDAKLIAVPHTTLSNEYENIKDIEDLPQKLRAQIIHFFEHYKDLEAGKWVKVDGWENAQDAKREIMLSFSRAKQNLAHNEGR
- a CDS encoding proline--tRNA ligase, which translates into the protein MRTSQYLLSTLKEIPVDAEVVSHQLMLRAGMIRQLASGLYTWLPTGLRTLRKVENIVREEMNNAGAIEVSMPIVQPADLWQKSGRWEQYGQELLRFTDRSARAFLLGPTHEEVITDLIRNEVRSYKQLPLNLFQIQTKFRDEVRPRFGVMRSREFVMKDAYSFHANQESLQVTYDAMYRAYSAIFTRMGLDFCTVQADTGSIGGIVSHEFQVLVGNGEDHMVFSTTSDYAANIEIAEAVVSSTKCDQPSMKMHLVDTSGISTVAELLKQFSLPIEKTIKMIIVRAKKDADLPLVALMVRGDHYLNDAKVEKLPQVATPLVFATEDEIRLAIGASSSSLGPVNLPLPLVIDHSVALMSDFVAGANIDGKYFFGINWERDLCLPEVADLRKVIHGDLSPDGQGTLLIQSGIEVGHIFQLGSKYSEAIKATVQGKDGNHQIVTMGCYGIGITRVVAAVIEQYHDERGILWPEALAPFNVAILPINMHQSFRVKNTAEQLYNLLRTNHIDVLLDDRQERPGVMFADIELIGVPHTIVIGDRNLDTEEIEYQNRRSGEKKIMKLSTIVEFLTAEIATGMS
- the nadK gene encoding NAD(+) kinase; the protein is MKLAKDKTNADITKNITATFKTIGIVGHPGYPNALATHEMLYYWLIKKGIKVIIEHKIASDLELYDTITGSLADIGQQADLAIVIGGDGNMLGAARILSRYYIKVIGINRGNVGFLTDLDPDSALTQLSDVLAGNYHSDKRFLLEARICRNNICGQPSTAINEVVLHSGKVAHMIEFDVYIDDHFAFSQRADGLIISTPTGSTAYSLSAGGPILTPTVDTIALVPMFPHTLSSRPLVIHGSSTIRLKFAEWKPDVEISCDSQITFPIHDGDEIVIRRSNYYLYLIHPNDYNYFHTLSRKLGWSKIFCSNKAIKPI
- the grpE gene encoding nucleotide exchange factor GrpE codes for the protein MMSQEINTPDEQVSQDHQKDQAQAQAQVEVAPEMVEEVVDPRDERIEELEVELAQLQQRERDCLLRAKAEIENMRRRSQIEVEKAYKFSLERFVSELLPVIDNLERALEMSDKSNSDLTSTIEGIELTLKSLLDAVRKFGLEVISEIHIPFNPDVHQAITILESEEHEPNNVIIVMQKGYTLNGRLIRPAMVTVSKAKS
- the ung gene encoding uracil-DNA glycosylase, whose product is MNWLHMISEEKKQLYFKNILAFIASERAAGVTIYPAQNDIFKAFCLTELNTIKVLILGQDPYHGPKQAHGLSFSVPPGVPIPPSLINIYKELKNDIPGFIIPPHGYLHSWATQGIMLLNTVLTVEAGKAHSHAHLGWEIFTNKVITLVNSLGEGIIFLLWGNHAHTKSKIIDVRRHYILKASHPSPLSAHRGFIGCHHFSKVNTLLKEQGKTTINWEPKLPIGWHHVNHINKI
- the nadB gene encoding L-aspartate oxidase, giving the protein MQPLTEYVTDVLIIGSGAAGLSLALRLAEHCKVIILSKDLLNESSTWYAQGGIAAVFEDMDSINSHVEDTLQAGAGLCNRDVVEFIASNARHCVEWLVQQGVLFDVEAENATLPVPLNTRYHLTREGGHSYRRVLHAADATGKAIETILIHKAALHPNIHIIEHCHAVDLVTSNTIGLCGPSRVVGTYIWNRSQEKVERCYACAAVVLATGGASKVYQYTTNPDISSGDGIAMAWRAGCRVANLEFNQFHPTSLFHPQARNFLLTEALRGEGAYLYRPDGSRFMPDFDLRAELAPRDIVARAIDHEMRRLGAKCMYLDISYRPEKFIRHHFPTIYDKLRTLDIDLTRQPIPIVPAAHYTCGGVMVDKHGRTDLDGLYAIGEVSYTGLHGANRLASNSLLECLVYGWTASVDILHRLPTFVKQEHQLPSWNHSSISNSGYGDEIVLQQHWQELRLLMWDHVGIVRTTKRLESALYRINFLTKEMNEYYSNFRISHAALEVRNLLQVAGLIVKSALLRKESRGLHYTLDYPTMQPNPQPTILQPGRKAYYYGSG